A window of Streptomyces sp. NBC_01689 genomic DNA:
TGGACAAGCAGTTCGGGCTGTCCGGGACGAAACTGTTCACGTACTTCTTCTGGTTCTACAACGCGGGCATCGCGATCACCGTCGCCATGATGTTCGTGCACGGCACCGAGACCGTGCTCGGCGACCACGTGCCCGAGGCGGTCCCGCTCACCGCGGGCCTGGGGCACACCCTGCTCACGGTCGGCCTCATCCTGCTGTTCGTACTGCTCGGCAAGCGGCTGAACGAGCCCGCCGGAGCCGGACCCGCCGAGCCGGAGCAGCAGGCCGAGACGGCCAGGACCCCGGTCTGAACCACCACGCCCCGGCCCGGGAATGCCCCCGAACCGGCAGGCCCCGAACGGGCGCGCTCCTCGACCGGCGTACGGCCGGGCGGGGCTGACGGCGAGCCTGCCCGGCTCCGGGCCCACCAGGCATGCGGGACCGGGGCGCGCGGGGCCGGGGCGCGCCCGCGGTCGGGGCCCGTGGGCGTGTGCCGGTCGCGTCCGTCGGGTCAGGCGTGTCCGTCCCGCCCGCCCGTCCTGTCCGTCCGTCAGGCGGGCTGGGCGGCGGGGCCGAGGAGAACCTCGGTGAGCGCGGCCAGCCGCCGGCCGGTGAGGCCCGGGCGCAGCCGGCCTCCCCCGGTCAGGACGGCCAGACCGTGCCAGGCGCTCCACAGGACCTCGGCCAGCAGATCGCCGTCGCGGCCGGCGGCGACGGGTGCGACGGCGAGGCCGATCTCGGCGAGGACGTCCGCGAGCGGCGCCGGTGCGTCCCCGGTGCCGGGGGTCTCCTCGGGGGTGCCGTCGTCTCCCGGGTCGAGGGTGAGCATGGCCTGGTAGAGGACGGGTCCGCGCGCGGCGAAGTCGACGTAGGCGCGGGCCACCGCGTCCAGGGCGCCGCGCGGGTCCGGCGTGCCCAGGCGGGCGGCGCGCAGCTCGGCCGCGAGTTCGGCGAGACCCTCCAGCGCGACCGCGTGGACGATGGCGTCCTTGTTCTTGAAGTGCTGGTACAGCACGGGCTGGCTGTATTCGATACGGTCCGCGAGACGCCGCGTGGTGACGTAGTCCCAGCCTTCGGCCTCGGCCATCTCGCGGGCCGTGGTGAGGATCAGGCGGTGGCGCTGGGCCTGCTCGCGCAGGCGTCGTTCTCGGAGCGTCATGGCCCGACTTTAGCACTTTCAGCGATAATCGAGCTGTCAGTGATAGGGTTTCTGCCTTTGAAATCGGCGGGGTCGGGGGCGCTCCGTGCGGCGGGGCGGAGTGCCCGCGTGCGGCCGCGTTCGAGCGGCCTTCGAGGCAGGGGCGCCAGCATCGGGGCACGACTGCCCACAGAGAGGGCCACCCATGCTGACGCCGACTCCCCTGGAGGAGCTGCTCGATCTGGCCGCGGACGTCATCGGCGGCGACCGGCGCGTCCTGCCGGCCGGGGCGGCGGGGTCCCCCTTCATCACGCTGGGCGGCGGCCTCGGACAGGCCGTACGGCTGCAGGCGCGCGCCGAGCGGCAGTTGGGCCTGGCCGTGGACCTGGCGCAGCTGCTGGGTCCCGCCCCCCTCGCTGACGTACTGGCCCGGGCGCGGCCCGCCCCGGTGCGGGCCGCGGGCGGCGTGGAGCGGGGAGCGGCCGTACGGGCGCTGCTGCCGGGGCAGTCGGCGGCGCTGGCCGCCGAACGGGAGGCCGGGGCCGGGGCGGTGACCCGGATCCTGAGCGCCGAACTGTCCGGCCCGCTGGACACGGACGCGCTGCGCCGCGCGCTGGCCGCCCTCAGCGCTCGGCACGAGGGCCTGCGGACCGCGTTCGCCGCCACCACGCGCGGGCCCGTGCGGCGGGTGCTCGCCGTCTGCCCCCCGTCGCTGGTCACGCTGGAGGCGGTGGCCGGGGGCCCGGGCGAGGACCTGGTGGCGGCGGCGCACGCGCGGCTGGCCGTGCGGGCCGGGCGGCTGGTCACCCGGCCCGGCCTGCCGCCGCTGGCCTTCGCGCTGACCCCGCTGGCCACCGGTCGCCATCTGCTGTCGTTCGTCCACCACGACGCCGTGGCCGACAGCCGCTCGGCCGCCCTGGTGTGGCAGGAACTGCTCGCCGACTACGACCGCGCCGTGCGCCGCCGCCCGCTGGACCGTGCGCCGCGGCCCGGCCCGGACACACCCGGCCGCGGCGGGGCGGCTCCGGGCGGCCCCGTACGGATGCTGCCGCCCGGAGCCGCCCCGCACCCCGAACACCCCCAGCGCGCCCCGCACCCCGAACACCCCCGACACGCCGAGTCTGCCGACCGCACCGACCACACCGAGTCTGCCGGGCTGCGGCGCGCTGTGGCCGCCGCCCGCGCCGGAATGCCCGGGTCAGCACCGGCGGCCGCCCGCGACGTCCGTGGCGAGCGGCTGCTGCTGGGACTCGGCACGAGGCTGCGGGACGCGGCCGACGCGACGGCCCGGCGGGCCGGCGTGCCGCACAGCACGGTGCTGCTGGCGGCCTGGGCGCTGGCCGTGGGCCGGCGCACGGGCCGTGAACGGCTGCTGGTGGATGCCGAGATGCCGGGCCGGCCCACCGCGGAACTCCTCGGCACCGTCGTGCCGTGCGCGGCGACCGCCCCGGTGGTCTGTGAACTGGAGGGCGGCGTCGACTACTTCCTGCGCGGTGTCGCCTGCGCGTTCAGCGAGGCGCTGCAGTACGCGGATCCGGACGACGGCGCGGCGGTGCGCGGTGCGGCAGCACCCTCGGGCCCTCTCCCTCCCGCCCCGGCGCGGGTGACGTTCGCGGCCCGCGACGAGTTGCTGCCCGCGAGCCTGCGGACGGGCGCCCTGACCGCGCGCTTCCATCACGGACACTCCGGCGCCGTCACCGCGGACGCCGCCCTGACGGTGCTGCGCTGGCACGAACACCCGCTGCTGAGCCTGGAGTTCGCCTCCGCGCGACTCCCCCGGGCACAGGCCGCACAGCTCGCCCGCGCGCTGCGCGCCGCACTGACGGCACTGGTGACCTCGCCCCCGCACACCCCGGTCGACGACCTGGCACTCGCTCCGGCCGACGACCTGCCGAAGAGCCCGGCCGCCCGCGCGGGCACACCCGCCGCCCGCCCTCTCGCCCTGCCCTGACCCACACCCCCGGTCCCCAACTGCGCCGCCCGGCCAGTTGGGTTGCGGGGCCCGGGGCCACCGGGCACGCCGGCCGCCCGCACCGTACGGCGAAAGGACGCCACACGCGGCGGGGGGACGCGCCCTACGGCGACTCCCGGCGACCTCGGCACCTCGGCCCGGCGCCCGCCGTACCACGTCACCGGACACCCGCACCCCCAGCGCCCCCCCAACTCCGCCATCCCGTCACCGGGTTGCGGGCCCGGCGCCGCGGGGTGCTCCGGCCGCCCGCGCGTACCGCGAAAGGACGCGGCGCGCGGCGGAGGACCCGCCGTACGGCGGACGACGGCGGACGACGGCGGACGACGGTGGCCTCGGGGGCACGGCGGCTCGGCGCGTGCCGTGCACGTCGCCGGACACCCGCATCCCCGTCCGGGCGGACGCCGCCGTACGGGCACCCGGGGGCCGGGCGGTGCGGGCCGGCGCCGTACGGCCGGGAGCCGGAGGGCACCGGCGCCGTGCCCCGCGGCGGGCGGGGGGGCATCCGGTGCGCGCGTACCGGGGGAGTGCACGCGCGCACCGGAGCCGTGGACCGGGCGGCCGGCGGATCGGCACCCGGAGGCGGACGGGCCCAACGGGCCCAGGGGTTCGGGCCGTTCGGGCGATCGAGGCGGGTCAGGCGGGCCGGGTGGTGAACTGCGGCAGGCGGGCGGCGGTCTCGGCGGGGTCGGGCATCGCGGCGATCTCGGCGGCGACCTTGCGGGCCGCGTCCCGGTAGCTCTCGTCGCCCAGGATGCGGCGGGCCTGTTCGGTGACCGCGTCGGCCGTCAGATCACCGGCGAAGATCACTTCGCCGGCGCCGGCGTCGCGTACGGCGGTGCCGTTGGCGGGGCCGTCGGCGCCCTGCGGCAGGATCAGCTGGGGCAGGGCGGCCGCCAGCGCGGCGAGTGTGGTGCCCGCGCCGCCGTGCTGGACCACCAGGGCCGCCCGCCGCAGCGCCTCGGGCTGGGCCACCCACTCCACCGCCACCACGCGCTCGGGCAGTTCGCCCAGGTCGGCGACGGCGACCACGGGGCCGGTCGCCACCAGGACCGGCACCTGCAGCGGCAGCAGCCCGTCGATGACCGTGCGCAGCACGTCGACCGAGCCCAGCGCGGTGCCCAGGGTCAGGTAGACGAACGGGCCGTCCGCGTCGCGGATGCCGGCCGGCAGTTCGCCCGGCTCGCCGTAGGCGACGGGGCGCTGCTCGATGCGGGGCAGCGGGGCGGCCAGGAAGCCGGGGTCCTGCAGGCTGGGCGGGCAGATGTCGATGTAGGTGGCGGCCAGTGCCAGCAGCCGGCCGTACGGCACGTCCACGCCCAGGTCGGCGGCGGTGGCCAGCAACTCCTCCTGGATGCGGGCCTCTTCGGC
This region includes:
- a CDS encoding DUF2871 domain-containing protein, encoding MRKSYYAAHVYMILGVISGLYYREFTKAKDFDGDTQLALMHTHLLALGMMGFLIVLALDKQFGLSGTKLFTYFFWFYNAGIAITVAMMFVHGTETVLGDHVPEAVPLTAGLGHTLLTVGLILLFVLLGKRLNEPAGAGPAEPEQQAETARTPV
- a CDS encoding glycosyltransferase, with the protein product MRILFASAGNFGHVYPLLPLAKAARAAGHEVVFATGEQLHPALRAAGLEPVAAGRSVPEAFMEAVRGSDSLEHEGADLGAQDVPPEVLADLHVKVFGSVLPRWVAADLAPVLTGLRPDLVVYEAMNPGAAFAARLAGVPAVAHGVGVMAMGAEEARIQEELLATAADLGVDVPYGRLLALAATYIDICPPSLQDPGFLAAPLPRIEQRPVAYGEPGELPAGIRDADGPFVYLTLGTALGSVDVLRTVIDGLLPLQVPVLVATGPVVAVADLGELPERVVAVEWVAQPEALRRAALVVQHGGAGTTLAALAAALPQLILPQGADGPANGTAVRDAGAGEVIFAGDLTADAVTEQARRILGDESYRDAARKVAAEIAAMPDPAETAARLPQFTTRPA
- a CDS encoding TetR/AcrR family transcriptional regulator, encoding MTLRERRLREQAQRHRLILTTAREMAEAEGWDYVTTRRLADRIEYSQPVLYQHFKNKDAIVHAVALEGLAELAAELRAARLGTPDPRGALDAVARAYVDFAARGPVLYQAMLTLDPGDDGTPEETPGTGDAPAPLADVLAEIGLAVAPVAAGRDGDLLAEVLWSAWHGLAVLTGGGRLRPGLTGRRLAALTEVLLGPAAQPA